One Pyrus communis chromosome 13, drPyrComm1.1, whole genome shotgun sequence genomic window carries:
- the LOC137712857 gene encoding G patch domain-containing protein TGH-like, with translation MASDEDDFVFYGTPIEREEDLTSRKKKSVAEASGNLRTLVPWKQEVRDEEGRRRFHGAFSGGFSAGYYNTVGSKEGWTPQTFVSSRKNRAEVKRQDIMNFLDEDERAELEGQSLGTSMQFDTFGSTATELARKQAEKEQQKRPSAIPGPVPDELVLPATDSIGVKLLLKMGWRHGRSIKDSHIDSSYDARREARKAFLAFSSSGAKTQLADSEPVHGDMEDHIELPASDDIQSSQSTPVYVIYPKQDLHGLGFDPFKHAPEFREKKRSRLSENRGIGYISARSNDNNLFGFKSGTFAPGFGIGALEELDAEDEDVYNSGYGFEETYVEDIDDEPSRSIMDSKQKYVRKEPGGLSGFRLASNSDYQHERFDPPVVPKDFVPNHKFSGPLDSGCKLGDPGPTEVSPPEDSNLKLLIDGVATLVARCGKLFEDLSREKNQSNPLFSFLVGGNGHDYYARKLWEERQKRGNHTKEILDGKLSPRKQKMTAESRGKILGERALERSSKESSSSVASEEAIQLQYNLSDTFTKPALDGEMLEVAKPFNDDPAKQERFERFLKEKYQGGLRSTESGGASHMSEAVRARERLDFEAAADAIQKGKWSKESKLSTSQFMDFLSAGAMQFTPGGSAQAKDTQTENSIKKEVRIKRTEYQWRPSPILCKRFDLIDPFMGKPPPAPRMKSKMETLIFTSDSGKDTKAEETVIVKRDYIPVVQSNAQGKSKDVVDEEGAVEVEVENVERPVDLYKAIFSDDEDDAEDTSVSNGVGNPEKKVEAATTTLNRLIAGDFLESLGKELGLEVPPELPSSTNKARTSSPPKGAGSGYSSILPVDNKPPSTHEIPRRPEISQEAPRDIAEPFNGNLTGNSARSNSKSAETGALGNQFDKIIFRKAHQDDRKDKTPSRQHHIVGSGSPSEDERSRKCSRGHRHRHSDSDSDSCSDHQDRHRSRSKGKKKGSSREKSSGSRKHSKHHKRRSRDSSEKERSESRRDKHRRRD, from the exons ATGGCTTCAGACGAAGACGATTTCGTGTTCTACGGAACACCGATTGAGCGGGAGGAAGATTTAACCAGTCGCAAGAAGAAGTCCGTTGCTGAGGCCTCTGGTAACTTGCGTACTCTAGTTCCTTGGAAGCAAGAG GTTAGAGAtgaagaagggagaaggagatTTCATGGTGCATTTAGTGGAGGGTTTTCTGCCGGCTATTACAATACAGTCGGCTCAAAAGAAG GGTGGACACCGCAGACTTTTGTGTCATCGCGGAAGAACAGAGCTGAAGTCAAACGGCAGGACATTATGAACTTTTTAGATGAAGATGAAAGAGCT GAACTTGAAGGCCAATCTTTGGGGACGTCTATGCAGTTTGATACATTTGGATCTACAGCTACTGAACTTGCTCGTAAACAAGCTGAGAAGGAACAACAGAAAAG GCCATCAGCTATTCCTGGACCAGTTCCTGATGAATTAGTTCTTCCAGCCACAGATTCTATAG GTGTGAAGTTGCTGCTGAAGATGGGATGGCGCCATGGTCGTTCAATCAAGGATTCACATATTGATTCATCATACG ATGCTCGAAGGGAAGCGCGAAAAGCATTTTTAGCATTTTCTTCCAGTGGTGCAAAAACACAGCTTGCTGACTCTGAGCCTGTTCATGGTGACATGGAGGATCATATTGAGCTGCCTGCTAGTGATGATATTCAATCTTCTCAAAGCACACCT GTTTATGTAATCTACCCAAAGCAGGACCTTCACGGATTAGGTTTTGATCCTTTTAAGCATGCGCCTGAGTTCAGGG AGAAGAAGAGATCACGCCTCTCTGAGAATAGGGGTATTGGATATATAAGTGCCCGTTCAAATGACAATAATCTTTTTGGCTTCAAGT CAGGAACGTTTGCTCCTGGTTTTGGAATTGGAGCACTTGAAGAACTTGATGCTGAAGATGAGGATGTTTATAATTCTG GTTATGGATTTGAGGAAACTTATGTTGAAGATATTGATGATGAGCCTTCAAGATCAATCATGGATAGCAAGCAAAAGTACGTTCGAAAGGAACCAGGTGGTCTCTCTGGATTTAGACTTGCATCTAATTCGGACTACCAACATGAGAG ATTTGATCCTCCTGTAGTACCAAAAGATTTTGTACCCAACCATAAATTTTCTGGGCCTCTTGATAGTGGGTGCAAGCTTGGAGATCCTGGTCCCACAGAAGTCTCTCCTCCAGAGGATAGTAATCTGAAACTCTTAATTGACGGGGTCGCAACTTTAGTAGCTCGATGTGGTAAATTATTTGAGGATCTCTCTAGAGAGAAAAATCAGTCAAATCCCTTGTTTAGTTTTCTAGTTGGAGGGAATGGGCATGATTATTATGCAAGGAAACTGTGGGAGGAGCGGCAAAAGCGAGGCAATCACACCAAGGAGATATTGGATGGTAAATTGTCTCCACGAAAGCAGAAGATGACAGCAGAGAGCCGTGGAAAAATTTTAGGGGAAAGGGCTTTGGAACGAAGCTCCAAAGAGTCAAGTTCATCTGTTGCTTCTGAAGAGGCCATTCAGCTTCAGTACAACCTTTCAGATACATTTACTAAACCTGCATTAGAT GGTGAGATGCTGGAAGTTGCAAAACCCTTCAACGATGATCCTGCAAAGCAAGAAAGGTTTGAGCGGTTTCTCAAGGAGAAATACCAAGGAGGACTTCGATCTACCGAGTCTGGTGGAGCTAGTCATATGTCAGAAGCAGTTCGTGCTCGTGAGAGATTAGACTTTGAGGCTGCAGCTGATGCAATACAGAAAGGGAAGTGGAGTAAAGAAAGCAAACTCTCCACATCACAGTTCATGGATTTTTTATCCGCTGGAGCGATGCAGTTTACTCCTGGGGGATCAGCG CAAGCCAAAGATACTCAAACTGAAAATTCGATAAAAAAGGAAGTTCGCATAAAACGCACAGAATATCAGTGGCGTCCTTCACCTATTTTATGCAAACGTTTTGATCTCATCGATCCTTTCATGGGGAAG CCACCACCAGCTCCACGGATGAAGAGCAAAATGGAAACTCTGATTTTTACATCAGATTCTGGAAAAGACACAAAAGCAGAAGAAACTGTAATTGTAAAGAGGGACTACATCCCTGTTGTTCAATCTAATGCCCAAGGAAAAAGCAAAGATGTAGTTGACGAGGAAGGCGCAGTTGAGGTTGAAGTTGAAAACGTCGAGAGGCCAGTTGACCTTTACAAG GCTATATTTTCTGATGACGAGGATGATGCTGAGGATACCTCTGTTTCCAACGGGGTTGGTAATCCAGAGAAGAAGGTTGAAGCAGCCACTACAACATTAAACCGTTTGATCGCAGGCGACTTTTTGGAATCCTTAGGAAAAGAACTAGGCCTAGAGGTTCCCCCTGAGCTGCCCTCATCAACGAACAAAGCCAGAACTTCTTCGCCTCCCAAAGGAGCCGGTTCAGGATATTCCAGTATCCTGCCAGTTGATAATAAGCCGCCGTCCACTCATGAGATTCCACGCAGACCAGAAATTTCTCAAGAGGCTCCGCGTGACATTGCTGAACCTTTCAATGGTAACTTGACAGGTAATTCAGCGAGAAGTAATAGCAAAAGCGCAGAGACGGGTGCTTTGGGGAATCAGTTTGACAAGATTATATTCCGAAAAGCACATCAAGATGATAGGAAGGACAAAACACCCTCAAGGCAGCACCACATTGTGGGCAGCGGTTCACCATCAGAAGATGAAAGGAGCAGAAAGTGCTCTAGGGGACATCGGCATAGACACAGCGATTCAGATAGCGATTCATGCAGCGATCATCAGGACCGTCACCGTTCTAGGTCTAAGGGGAAGAAGAAAGGATCCTCTCGAGAAAAGAGCAGTGGTAGCAGAAAACACTCGAAGCATCATAAACGTCGAAGCAGAGACTCCTCTGAGAAGGAACGTTCAGAATCCAGGAGGGACAAGCACAGAAGGCGAGATTGA